A portion of the Adhaeribacter radiodurans genome contains these proteins:
- a CDS encoding DUF4097 family beta strand repeat-containing protein — protein sequence MKKITGIFLILTFAIVGLFTAFKSMADDKKPFQVKEFTLNGAGKLQAKTSGGSIKVTGGSGNQVKVMVFVTPSNWKRRMEAPSPEALAKYTIDVRQEGNTIYAIAERKERGWNNENGLNIGFEIEIPQQMACNLRTSGGSISLESVTGEQQVETSGGSLAFKNIKGNMDANTSGGSINLANYQGDLDAKTSGGSINVDDASGRLKVHTSGGSIHLDKVAGDIDAHTSGGSIHAEVQRLGKYLTLETSGGSVHATVPGGKGLDLDLEGNRVKTALTNFNGTSDTRRVKGTVNGGGIPVKMSTSGGTTELSYRM from the coding sequence ATGAAAAAAATTACAGGAATTTTCTTGATTCTGACTTTCGCGATTGTTGGTTTATTTACGGCCTTTAAAAGCATGGCCGACGATAAAAAACCGTTCCAGGTAAAAGAATTTACTTTAAACGGAGCCGGTAAATTACAGGCTAAAACTTCAGGTGGAAGCATTAAAGTTACGGGCGGTTCGGGCAACCAGGTAAAAGTAATGGTATTTGTAACCCCATCTAATTGGAAGCGACGTATGGAAGCGCCCTCGCCCGAAGCTTTAGCCAAATACACCATCGACGTTCGGCAGGAAGGTAATACTATTTACGCCATTGCCGAGCGCAAAGAAAGAGGCTGGAATAATGAAAATGGTCTGAACATTGGTTTTGAAATAGAGATACCCCAGCAAATGGCTTGTAACCTGCGCACCAGCGGCGGCAGCATTAGTTTAGAATCGGTAACCGGAGAACAACAAGTAGAAACCAGCGGCGGAAGTCTGGCCTTTAAGAACATAAAAGGCAACATGGATGCTAATACATCTGGCGGTAGTATTAACCTGGCTAATTACCAAGGCGACCTGGATGCTAAAACCAGCGGTGGCTCTATTAACGTAGACGATGCCAGTGGTAGACTGAAAGTACATACCAGCGGTGGTAGCATTCACCTGGATAAAGTAGCCGGCGATATTGATGCCCACACCAGCGGCGGTAGCATTCACGCGGAAGTACAACGCTTAGGCAAATATTTAACTTTGGAAACCAGTGGTGGTTCCGTTCACGCTACTGTACCCGGCGGTAAAGGTTTAGATTTAGATTTAGAAGGCAACCGGGTAAAAACTGCTTTAACTAATTTTAATGGCACTTCTGATACGCGAAGGGTAAAAGGAACCGTAAATGGCGGTGGTATTCCGGTAAAAATGAGCACCTCAGGCGGTACTACTGAACTGTCTTACCGCATGTAG
- a CDS encoding TIGR02757 family protein translates to MLPFQELYSLLEHNYEKFNRSNFIADDPISIPRKFTCKQDIEISGLFAAMLAWGQRKTIIAKCNELMQRFDQVPYDFILNHQDSDLKALLGFKHRTFNDTDLLYLVYFLNQFYQQHDSLELAFVGSDSIKIYNQKDRLEYFHNLMFSIPEAPNRTKKHISTPARKSACKRINMYLRWMVRQDNNGVDFGIWKHMRPADLICPCDVHVDRVARRLGLITRPQTDWQTAVELTAKLQELDPLDPVKYDFALFGLGVEERYS, encoded by the coding sequence ATGTTGCCTTTCCAGGAGCTCTATTCGTTGCTCGAACATAATTATGAGAAATTTAACCGGTCAAATTTTATTGCCGATGACCCAATTTCTATTCCACGTAAGTTTACCTGCAAGCAGGATATTGAAATAAGTGGTTTGTTTGCGGCCATGCTGGCCTGGGGGCAGCGGAAAACTATTATAGCGAAATGTAACGAGCTCATGCAACGCTTCGACCAAGTGCCTTATGATTTTATTTTAAATCACCAGGACTCGGACCTGAAAGCTTTACTGGGCTTTAAACACCGGACTTTTAACGATACCGATTTACTTTATTTGGTTTACTTTTTAAACCAGTTTTATCAGCAGCACGATTCTTTAGAGTTAGCTTTTGTAGGTTCAGATTCCATTAAAATTTATAATCAGAAGGATAGGCTGGAATACTTTCATAATCTGATGTTTTCTATACCCGAAGCACCTAACCGCACCAAAAAGCATATTTCTACTCCTGCCCGTAAATCAGCTTGTAAACGAATTAATATGTATTTGCGCTGGATGGTACGCCAGGATAACAATGGAGTAGATTTTGGGATTTGGAAACACATGCGACCCGCCGATTTAATTTGCCCCTGCGATGTACACGTGGATCGGGTAGCCCGCCGTTTAGGTTTAATTACCCGTCCTCAAACCGATTGGCAAACTGCCGTTGAACTTACCGCCAAACTTCAGGAATTGGACCCGCTTGATCCGGTAAAGTATGATTTTGCTTTGTTTGGCTTGGGTGTAGAAGAACGATATAGTTAA
- a CDS encoding septal ring lytic transglycosylase RlpA family protein produces MIKGFLAAVFTCGFIQVAQAATPALVDSVGTVVKNGKSFTVHKVAPKETIYALARRYGVSVTQVQQANPGVTSLVVGQTVFVPSRGIASSAQSTSPVISQQKEASASVPTSPGITSPTTGNESSNGNKVHQVGARQTLYSIARQYNVSTSDIKKWNNLASDDLQEGQSLVVAPPVTSSGTSTSSPVTIADEEKAEEKVVSTTPTASTKPVTRREEIKSATASVATRDNSDVKEERTETRYTENLSRISESGMAEIMDKAEGNKYLALHKTAPVGTILQVKNTLNNQSVYVRVSGKLPENSTNDRVIIRVSKRAYQKLAASDSRFQVEVNYMP; encoded by the coding sequence ATGATTAAAGGTTTTTTGGCCGCAGTTTTTACTTGCGGTTTCATTCAGGTTGCCCAAGCCGCTACTCCGGCATTAGTAGATTCGGTAGGTACAGTTGTTAAAAATGGTAAAAGCTTCACCGTTCATAAAGTAGCCCCTAAAGAAACAATTTATGCTTTAGCGCGTCGCTACGGTGTTTCGGTTACCCAAGTACAACAAGCTAATCCGGGAGTAACCTCTTTAGTAGTAGGGCAAACGGTTTTTGTTCCCAGTCGCGGTATAGCTTCTTCTGCCCAAAGTACTTCGCCGGTAATTAGTCAACAAAAAGAAGCTTCTGCTTCGGTGCCTACTAGTCCTGGAATAACCAGCCCAACAACAGGAAACGAAAGTAGTAATGGAAATAAAGTGCACCAGGTAGGAGCCCGCCAGACTTTGTATTCCATTGCCCGGCAATATAATGTAAGCACCTCTGATATTAAAAAATGGAATAATTTAGCTTCCGACGATCTGCAGGAAGGCCAAAGTTTAGTGGTGGCGCCTCCGGTTACTAGCTCCGGAACAAGTACTTCCAGTCCGGTGACCATTGCAGATGAGGAAAAAGCAGAAGAAAAGGTTGTAAGTACTACGCCAACAGCCAGCACAAAGCCTGTTACCCGCCGGGAAGAAATTAAATCGGCTACTGCTTCGGTGGCAACCCGGGATAATTCGGATGTAAAAGAAGAACGTACCGAAACCCGCTACACCGAAAACTTAAGCCGGATTTCGGAAAGCGGGATGGCAGAAATAATGGACAAAGCAGAAGGCAATAAATATTTAGCCTTGCATAAAACCGCTCCGGTGGGTACTATTTTGCAAGTGAAAAATACCTTAAATAACCAAAGTGTGTACGTACGGGTAAGTGGTAAATTACCTGAAAACAGTACCAACGATAGAGTTATTATTCGAGTATCAAAGCGAGCCTACCAGAAACTTGCCGCCTCCGACAGCCGCTTTCAGGTAGAAGTTAATTACATGCCTTAA
- a CDS encoding septal ring lytic transglycosylase RlpA family protein, whose translation MMKVLVAALFSLGAVSVCNAGQATPLDTVKVEAPNGNQVIRHQVQAKETIFSVSRKYGVAVSKIKQANPGLTTLLVGQVIFVPMPVVKGNPAKTVNQIKTPVKTEPKGKSVSTKPAGPALFDGQGNQVHKVDSKQTLFSIARQYGISVADLKKWNNLPDDNVHDNQTLIVKPQAVATKAVANSAVMPVSPVKPEEATLTQAPVVVSRPETVPTDNPAVRHDDNIDADAPKVTISRITESGLAELISEGRPGNKYLALHKTAPVGSFITVRNLMNNQAVSVRVIGKLPDIGSNDKVIVKVSKRAYQRLGALDNRFMVEVQYEVADKILSSNQ comes from the coding sequence ATGATGAAGGTTTTAGTAGCGGCTTTATTTTCGCTGGGAGCAGTTTCTGTTTGTAATGCCGGTCAGGCAACCCCGTTGGATACAGTAAAAGTGGAGGCTCCTAACGGCAATCAGGTAATCCGGCATCAGGTACAAGCGAAAGAAACAATTTTTTCTGTTTCACGGAAATACGGCGTTGCTGTTTCCAAAATTAAGCAAGCTAATCCGGGTTTAACCACGCTGCTGGTGGGACAGGTAATATTTGTTCCAATGCCTGTGGTAAAAGGTAATCCGGCTAAAACAGTAAATCAAATTAAAACACCGGTTAAAACAGAGCCAAAAGGTAAATCGGTTAGTACTAAGCCTGCCGGACCAGCTCTGTTTGACGGACAAGGAAATCAGGTACATAAGGTAGATAGCAAACAAACCTTATTCTCTATTGCCCGCCAATATGGGATAAGCGTTGCCGACTTAAAAAAATGGAATAATCTGCCGGACGATAACGTACACGATAATCAAACTTTAATTGTAAAACCCCAGGCAGTTGCCACAAAAGCAGTAGCTAATTCTGCGGTAATGCCAGTAAGTCCGGTTAAACCCGAAGAAGCTACTTTAACGCAAGCGCCGGTAGTTGTTTCTCGTCCGGAAACAGTACCAACCGATAACCCCGCTGTTCGCCACGACGACAACATTGACGCAGATGCTCCCAAGGTAACTATATCGCGGATAACGGAAAGTGGCCTGGCCGAATTAATCAGCGAAGGTAGACCGGGTAATAAGTACCTGGCTTTGCATAAAACTGCGCCTGTAGGCTCTTTTATTACAGTTCGTAACCTGATGAATAACCAGGCGGTTTCGGTGCGGGTAATAGGTAAACTACCCGATATTGGTTCGAATGATAAAGTAATCGTTAAAGTTTCGAAACGAGCTTACCAACGCCTCGGAGCTTTAGACAACCGCTTTATGGTAGAAGTGCAGTACGAAGTAGCCGATAAAATCCTGTCTTCTAATCAGTAA
- a CDS encoding DUF4905 domain-containing protein, which translates to MKVTIPQKQFSLTFEAPIWQIKPDYEQNLLVLELRNSDRLQVEFAVLDLSTGQIVGPFRLPENWWIGLEEASGGVLYLHGFGNRAIGTHQGITAITADSFQVKWQHEQVVFYGFANNSRILARPVKTEQDRLLAVDAQTGAILEKDITPKEAQAAIARFNRLRTVGSNFPVHHPATSEHFALLSQFILSRSGRQAHGAIDYLETEKFLILGYYELIAESKWQNILGVYSAVDGLMLLEEVLVSIGSGLSQDAFFIVNNTLLFIKEKNTLVGYSV; encoded by the coding sequence TTGAAAGTTACTATTCCGCAAAAACAGTTTTCGCTTACGTTTGAAGCGCCAATCTGGCAAATAAAGCCAGATTATGAACAAAATTTGCTGGTATTAGAGCTACGAAACAGTGATCGGTTGCAAGTGGAATTTGCAGTTCTGGATTTAAGTACGGGTCAGATAGTAGGCCCTTTCCGGTTGCCCGAAAACTGGTGGATTGGTTTGGAAGAAGCTTCGGGAGGAGTATTGTACCTGCATGGTTTTGGAAATCGGGCAATTGGTACTCACCAGGGAATCACGGCCATAACGGCTGATTCGTTTCAGGTTAAGTGGCAACACGAGCAAGTGGTTTTTTACGGATTTGCTAATAATTCCCGGATTTTGGCCCGGCCGGTTAAAACAGAACAGGATCGTTTACTGGCTGTAGATGCTCAAACCGGTGCCATTCTGGAAAAAGATATTACACCAAAAGAAGCACAGGCCGCAATAGCTAGGTTTAATCGCTTACGGACCGTTGGTAGTAACTTTCCGGTTCATCATCCGGCTACTAGCGAGCATTTTGCTTTGCTGAGTCAGTTTATTCTTTCCCGTTCTGGGCGGCAGGCTCATGGCGCTATTGATTATTTGGAAACCGAAAAATTTCTAATTTTAGGTTATTACGAGTTAATAGCTGAGAGTAAGTGGCAAAATATTTTAGGCGTTTACTCCGCCGTCGATGGCTTGATGCTGTTGGAAGAAGTATTAGTATCTATTGGTTCCGGTTTGAGTCAGGATGCATTTTTTATAGTTAATAATACGCTGCTGTTTATTAAAGAAAAAAATACACTGGTAGGGTATTCCGTTTAA
- the kdsB gene encoding 3-deoxy-manno-octulosonate cytidylyltransferase has protein sequence MEIIGIIPARYASTRFPGKPLVSIQGKTMIQRVYEQASQARLSKVLVATDDERILAEVQRFGGEAILTASHHQSGTDRCFEAYTRYNVPHDFVVNIQGDEPFIQPEQINLLISCFENPGTQLATLVKPIETTIELFNPNSPKVVINQHQEAIYFSRHPIPYLRGAEESTWAVKHLYYKHLGIYGYRSDILEQITQLPPSPLEKAESLEQLRWLENGFKISVAVTYQETFGIDTPDDLEKVLQQKG, from the coding sequence ATGGAAATAATCGGTATTATTCCGGCCCGTTATGCTTCTACCCGGTTTCCGGGAAAACCTTTAGTGTCTATCCAGGGCAAAACCATGATTCAAAGGGTGTACGAACAAGCCAGCCAGGCAAGGTTATCTAAAGTTTTGGTAGCTACCGACGATGAACGGATTTTGGCGGAAGTACAGCGATTTGGCGGGGAAGCTATTTTAACAGCAAGCCATCACCAAAGTGGCACCGACCGTTGTTTTGAGGCCTATACCCGCTACAATGTACCCCACGATTTTGTAGTTAATATCCAGGGCGACGAACCTTTTATTCAGCCGGAACAAATTAATTTACTTATTTCCTGTTTCGAAAACCCAGGTACCCAATTGGCTACGCTGGTTAAACCAATTGAAACCACTATTGAATTATTTAACCCGAACTCGCCCAAGGTGGTTATTAACCAACATCAGGAAGCGATTTACTTTAGTCGCCACCCCATTCCGTATTTGCGCGGCGCGGAAGAAAGCACCTGGGCCGTAAAACATTTATATTATAAACACCTTGGCATTTACGGCTACCGCTCCGACATTCTAGAGCAAATTACGCAGCTTCCTCCCTCACCTTTGGAAAAAGCAGAATCACTGGAGCAATTGCGCTGGCTGGAGAATGGTTTTAAAATTTCAGTTGCTGTAACCTACCAGGAAACCTTTGGTATTGATACTCCCGACGATTTAGAAAAAGTTTTGCAACAAAAAGGATAA
- a CDS encoding translation initiation factor, with the protein MADKNKKGRQGVVFSTDPEFKYEYEQEEQVTTLPPQQQNLKVQLDKKARAGKQVTLVTGFVGSEEDLKELGKLLKNKCGVGGTIKDQEIVIQGDFRDKVLQILTQANYKAKKVGN; encoded by the coding sequence ATGGCGGATAAAAACAAAAAAGGACGGCAAGGAGTAGTTTTCTCCACCGATCCCGAATTCAAATACGAATATGAGCAAGAGGAGCAGGTAACTACCTTGCCGCCACAGCAACAAAATTTAAAAGTACAACTCGATAAAAAAGCCCGGGCTGGTAAACAGGTAACCTTAGTAACAGGTTTTGTTGGCTCCGAAGAAGATTTAAAAGAATTAGGTAAATTATTAAAAAATAAGTGCGGCGTAGGCGGTACCATTAAAGACCAGGAAATTGTTATTCAAGGCGATTTCCGCGATAAAGTTTTGCAAATTCTTACCCAGGCAAATTACAAAGCGAAAAAGGTTGGCAATTAA
- the ligA gene encoding NAD-dependent DNA ligase LigA, with protein sequence MDELQAQARIQELTQRIHYLNYQYYQNSISEISDYDFDMLLDELIRLEKEYPQYRLPNSPTQRVGGTVTKTFNAVFHKYPMLSLSNTYSEEDLREFDKRVRKVLEGDFEYICEQKFDGVAISLTYQNGELAMGVTRGDGTRGDDITQNIRTIRALPLHLQAGDYPTEFEVRGEAFMPFSVFQKLNVEREESGEILLANPRNATSGTLKLQDSSVVAKRKLSCFMYSLLAQPLPFDTHSESLEALQRWGFPVSDTYRKCATLEEVLAYINEWETKRFTLPIATDGIVIKVNNFHQQEELGYTAKSPRWAIAYKYKAMSASSRLQSIRYQVGRTGAVTPVALLEPVQLAGTTVKRASLHNANEILRLDIHEGDVLFVEKGGEIIPKITGVDKSQRLPDSQPVKYRDTCPACGTPLVRTEGEAHFYCPNDTGCPPQIKAKIEHFITRRAMNIENLGPETIEQLYEEGLVRNVADLYDLRFEQLVHLERLGEKSVNNLLTGIEKSKEVPYDRVLFAIGIRFVGSTIARKIADRFASIETLQAASYEDLISVPEIGDRIALSILSYFKTEDNLQLLERLKAAGLQFSREEKVNKTEASTKLTGLTFVISGVFETHSRDEIQDLITQNGGKVVSSISKKLSYLVAGDKMGPAKLEKANELGIKIISEAEFLEMIA encoded by the coding sequence ATGGACGAACTTCAGGCACAGGCCCGTATTCAGGAACTTACGCAACGCATTCACTATTTAAATTATCAATATTACCAAAACAGCATTTCCGAAATAAGCGATTACGATTTCGACATGCTGCTCGACGAGCTTATTCGCTTAGAGAAAGAATACCCGCAATATCGTTTACCGAACTCCCCTACCCAACGGGTGGGTGGCACCGTTACGAAAACCTTTAATGCTGTTTTTCACAAATATCCCATGCTCTCGTTGAGCAATACGTACTCCGAAGAAGACTTGCGGGAATTTGACAAACGGGTACGAAAAGTATTGGAAGGCGACTTTGAATACATTTGCGAACAAAAATTTGATGGGGTTGCCATTAGTTTAACCTATCAGAATGGTGAATTAGCTATGGGGGTTACCCGGGGCGATGGTACCCGCGGCGATGATATTACTCAAAATATCCGCACCATTCGGGCGCTACCCCTGCATTTGCAAGCAGGTGATTATCCAACTGAATTTGAAGTACGCGGCGAAGCTTTTATGCCTTTCTCGGTTTTCCAGAAACTAAACGTGGAGCGGGAAGAATCAGGAGAAATATTACTGGCCAACCCTCGTAATGCTACTTCGGGTACTTTAAAACTGCAAGATTCCTCGGTGGTAGCCAAGCGTAAACTCAGTTGTTTTATGTATAGTTTGCTGGCGCAACCTTTGCCTTTTGATACGCATTCCGAGTCGCTGGAAGCTTTGCAACGCTGGGGTTTTCCGGTATCAGATACGTATCGCAAGTGTGCCACCCTGGAGGAAGTTCTGGCTTATATAAACGAATGGGAAACCAAACGCTTTACTTTGCCCATTGCCACCGATGGCATTGTAATAAAAGTAAATAATTTTCATCAGCAAGAAGAATTAGGCTATACAGCAAAGAGCCCTCGTTGGGCCATTGCGTATAAATACAAGGCCATGAGCGCTTCTTCGCGCCTGCAAAGTATCCGGTACCAGGTAGGCCGCACCGGAGCCGTTACGCCCGTAGCTTTGTTAGAACCCGTGCAACTGGCCGGTACTACCGTTAAACGGGCCTCCCTGCACAATGCCAACGAAATTTTGCGCTTAGATATTCACGAAGGGGATGTGTTGTTCGTAGAAAAAGGCGGAGAAATTATTCCTAAAATAACGGGCGTAGATAAAAGCCAGCGCTTACCCGATAGCCAACCGGTAAAATACCGCGATACTTGCCCCGCCTGCGGTACCCCATTGGTGCGTACCGAAGGCGAAGCCCATTTTTATTGCCCTAACGATACTGGCTGCCCTCCGCAGATTAAGGCTAAAATTGAACATTTTATTACCCGCCGGGCCATGAACATCGAGAACCTGGGTCCTGAAACTATTGAGCAACTCTACGAAGAAGGTTTAGTGCGCAACGTAGCCGACCTGTACGATCTTCGGTTTGAGCAATTGGTGCATCTGGAGCGCTTAGGCGAAAAATCTGTTAACAACCTTTTAACCGGTATCGAAAAATCAAAAGAGGTTCCTTACGATCGGGTATTGTTTGCCATAGGTATCCGGTTTGTGGGCAGTACGATAGCCCGTAAAATTGCCGATCGGTTTGCCAGCATTGAGACTCTGCAGGCGGCTAGTTACGAAGATTTGATTAGCGTGCCCGAAATTGGCGACCGCATTGCACTTTCTATTTTGAGTTATTTTAAAACGGAAGATAACTTACAGCTGCTCGAACGCTTAAAAGCAGCTGGTTTACAATTTAGCCGGGAAGAAAAAGTAAATAAAACAGAAGCCTCTACCAAGTTAACCGGCCTTACCTTTGTTATTTCGGGAGTATTTGAAACCCACAGCCGCGACGAAATACAAGATTTAATCACCCAAAACGGCGGTAAAGTGGTTAGTTCGATATCAAAGAAATTATCGTACCTGGTAGCCGGCGACAAAATGGGACCCGCTAAACTGGAAAAAGCCAATGAGTTAGGTATTAAAATAATTTCTGAAGCTGAATTCCTGGAAATGATTGCCTAA
- the dapA gene encoding 4-hydroxy-tetrahydrodipicolinate synthase: protein MKSLRGTGVALITPFTQDLAIDFDSLKKLLHFTVQGGVDYLVVNGTTAESPTTTDAEKEQILAFVKDFTQGKLPLVYGVGSNDTRSLVETIKKTDFSGIQAILSVSPYYNKPSQQGLYQHYIQLADACPVPVILYNVPGRTASNVTAETTLKLAKHPNIIGIKEASGNLEQCLQLAKHKSADFMLISGDDLLTVPMISFGAEGVISVLANAFPEKFSKMVKLALDNNFPEATKLLFDFVDINPLMYEESNPVGVKAILEMLGIAQPHVRLPLVDATMALKSKLQKLL, encoded by the coding sequence ATGAAAAGTTTACGCGGCACCGGAGTAGCCCTTATTACCCCTTTCACCCAGGACTTAGCTATTGATTTCGATAGCTTAAAAAAGCTGCTTCATTTTACCGTACAAGGTGGAGTTGATTACCTGGTGGTAAACGGCACTACCGCAGAATCGCCGACAACTACGGATGCGGAAAAAGAACAAATTCTGGCTTTTGTTAAAGATTTTACACAAGGTAAACTCCCCTTGGTTTACGGCGTCGGCAGTAATGACACCAGAAGTCTTGTAGAAACTATTAAAAAGACTGATTTTTCCGGAATTCAGGCAATTCTATCTGTTAGCCCTTATTACAATAAACCTTCGCAGCAAGGTCTTTACCAGCATTATATTCAGCTTGCCGATGCTTGCCCGGTACCCGTAATATTGTATAACGTTCCCGGCCGAACGGCCAGTAACGTAACTGCCGAAACTACCCTTAAATTAGCCAAGCACCCTAACATTATTGGCATAAAAGAAGCTTCCGGTAACTTAGAACAATGTTTGCAACTGGCAAAACACAAATCCGCTGATTTTATGTTAATTAGCGGCGACGATTTGCTAACCGTGCCTATGATTTCGTTTGGTGCCGAAGGAGTAATATCGGTTTTGGCAAATGCATTCCCGGAAAAGTTTAGCAAAATGGTAAAGTTAGCCTTAGACAATAACTTTCCGGAAGCTACTAAACTTCTTTTCGATTTTGTTGATATTAATCCGTTAATGTACGAAGAAAGCAATCCGGTAGGAGTAAAAGCAATATTAGAAATGCTCGGAATCGCTCAGCCTCATGTGCGTTTACCGCTGGTAGATGCTACTATGGCTTTAAAATCCAAACTACAGAAGTTGCTTTAA
- a CDS encoding (Fe-S)-binding protein yields the protein MAKPVVDIFIPCFVDQLYPETGINMVKVLERVGCEVRYNPNQTCCGQPAYNAGFLDESCQVAHKFLDDFSAENTDYIVSPSASCVGMIRNAYTDMFVTTSKFINYRNMERKVFELTEFLVDVLLIDTIPGARLDGSITYHDSCSALRECGIKEAPRRLLQNVTGLNLIEMPETDTCCGFGGTFAVKFESISTAMAEQKVENALSTGAKYIVSTDTSCLMHLDGYIKRNNKPIKTMHIADVLASGW from the coding sequence ATGGCGAAACCTGTAGTTGATATATTTATTCCTTGTTTTGTTGACCAATTGTACCCCGAAACCGGTATAAATATGGTAAAAGTGCTCGAAAGAGTAGGGTGTGAGGTACGGTATAATCCGAATCAAACGTGTTGCGGGCAACCCGCCTATAATGCCGGTTTTTTAGACGAAAGCTGTCAGGTGGCACATAAATTTCTAGATGACTTTTCCGCCGAAAATACCGATTATATTGTAAGTCCCTCGGCATCTTGCGTGGGTATGATACGCAATGCTTACACCGACATGTTCGTGACTACGTCTAAGTTTATTAACTACCGGAACATGGAACGCAAGGTATTTGAATTGACTGAGTTTTTGGTAGATGTTTTACTAATTGATACCATTCCGGGCGCTCGCCTGGATGGATCGATTACGTATCATGATTCGTGCAGTGCTTTGCGGGAATGCGGCATTAAAGAAGCGCCCCGGCGTTTGTTACAGAATGTTACCGGGTTAAACTTAATAGAAATGCCCGAAACGGATACTTGTTGTGGGTTCGGTGGTACTTTCGCAGTTAAATTTGAATCTATTTCAACGGCTATGGCCGAGCAAAAAGTAGAAAACGCTTTAAGTACGGGAGCCAAATACATTGTTTCTACGGATACGAGTTGCCTCATGCACCTGGACGGATATATAAAACGCAATAACAAACCCATTAAAACCATGCACATCGCCGATGTGTTGGCGAGTGGCTGGTAA
- a CDS encoding hydroxymethylglutaryl-CoA lyase, producing the protein MKIVECPRDATQGIKSKIATELKITYLQHLLAVGFHTLDFGSYVSAKAIPQMADTPQVLDALDLSYTSTKLLAIVANLRGAEQAAVQEKISYLGFPLSLSETFQQRNTRKSITEAFTELARIQDLCLQRNKTLVTYLSMGFGNPYQDPWSAETVLNFAQKLSNLGIQIISLSDTVGLAQPATIQYLFQNLIPAFPQIEFGAHLHVQPLNWLDKVKAAYNAGCTRFDGALKGFGGCPMASDKLTGNMATENLVTYFENIGVPLNFNKKAFETALTLAGTVFTS; encoded by the coding sequence ATGAAAATAGTTGAATGCCCCCGCGATGCCACGCAGGGAATAAAAAGTAAAATTGCTACGGAGCTAAAAATTACTTATTTGCAGCATTTGCTGGCGGTAGGTTTTCATACTTTAGATTTTGGAAGTTATGTGTCGGCGAAAGCAATTCCGCAGATGGCAGATACACCGCAAGTGCTGGATGCTCTGGATTTAAGCTATACTTCTACTAAATTGCTGGCGATTGTGGCAAATTTACGGGGTGCAGAACAAGCCGCTGTGCAGGAAAAAATTTCTTATTTGGGTTTTCCTTTATCCTTGTCCGAAACGTTTCAGCAGCGTAATACCCGCAAATCCATTACCGAAGCTTTCACCGAATTAGCCCGCATTCAGGATCTATGTCTGCAACGAAATAAAACTTTAGTTACGTATTTATCCATGGGTTTCGGCAATCCTTATCAAGACCCCTGGAGTGCCGAAACAGTACTTAATTTTGCACAAAAACTATCTAATTTAGGCATACAAATTATATCTCTTTCCGATACCGTAGGCCTAGCCCAACCAGCTACTATTCAATACCTATTTCAAAATCTAATTCCGGCCTTTCCGCAGATTGAATTTGGGGCTCATTTGCACGTACAACCATTAAACTGGCTGGATAAAGTAAAAGCTGCTTATAATGCCGGATGTACCCGATTCGATGGAGCTTTAAAAGGATTTGGTGGTTGCCCTATGGCCTCCGATAAGCTTACTGGCAACATGGCCACAGAAAATTTGGTCACCTATTTTGAAAATATTGGCGTACCTTTGAATTTTAATAAAAAAGCATTTGAAACGGCGCTGACCCTAGCCGGAACTGTCTTTACTTCCTGA